From Nocardia sp. NBC_00416:
ATGGCCGAGGTGGGCGTCGATATCACCGCGCAGGCGCCGAAGATCTTGACCTCCGCGGCGGTGGAGTCCTCCACGGTGGTGATCACGATGGGCTGTGGTGACACCTGCCCGGTGTTCCCGGGTATCAGCTACCGCGACTGGGACCTACCGGACCCGGCTGGGAAGGGTGTCGAGGCGGTGCGCCCGATCCGCGACGAGATCCGCACCCGCGTCGAAGCCTTGATCGCCGAACTGGTGCCGTCGCGGTCGATGACCGCGCCCACGGGAATGCCGGTGAGGGCGGTCGCGAGCTGGCCGAGCGAGAAAGCGGCGGTGATCACCGGGGCCAACCAGCCGGTCTCGCGGGTGATCGACACCGACAGCACCGGAAACGCGTAATGGAGGATCCCCCAGCTGGATATCTGGGTCGTACGCAGCACCGCCGACACCCGGCGCCGCCGCGCCCGCGGCAACACCACCACCGCGGGCGCGGTATCGGACTCGGTCACTCCCGGAGCGGGCTACTGGGCGGTGGCCGGTGTGCAGCACGCCACCCCGGATTCCGCACCGGCGCTGTCGCCGCGGTCGGTGCCGCAGCACGCCTGCACCGCCTCGCCGTCGCTCATCTCGGCGAACACCGGGGCCGCACCGAAGTGCTCGGTATCGGCGAGCACGGTGTAGACCTCCCACCGCTCGGAATTCGGGCCGGTGACCCAGACTTTGTCCTGGGTGGCGAAGCAACACGTGGTCGCGATCTGCTCCTCGGTGAACAACCCGGCTTCGGACAGGCGCGCGATCTCGGTGTGCACCTTCTCCGAGGTATCGACCTCCACGCCGAGATGGTTGACGCTGCCGCCCTGGCCGGGGTTCTCGATCAGCACCAGCTTCAGCGGCGGCTCGTCGATCGCGAAATTCGCGTACCCGGGCTTGCGCTTCGCGGGCTGCGCGCCGAACAGCGTCGAGTAGAACCCGACGGCCTGTTCCAGATCATCGACATTCAGAGCGAGCTGCACACGAGACATGACGACCTCCAGTTATGTTACATATGTCGAAGAGCTGACACGGACGAGTGTGCCACCTTTTCGACATATGTCAATTCTTTCGGTAGGGTCGGGACATGCCCAAAGCGCTGCCCGTCATCGACACCACCGCACCCGTCTGCTGCGCCCCCGTGGCCGCCGGCCCGGTCGACGACGAAGCGGCCCTGCACGTCGCGCTGCGGCTCAAAGCCCTCGCCGACCCCGTCCGCGTGAAGCTCATGTCGCTACTGCTGGCCGACCCGGTCACCGGTGTCAACGGCGGCGACCTCGCCACCGCGGTCGGCCTCGCAGAATCCACCGTCAGCCACCACCTCGGCCAGCTCCGCAAAGCCGGACTGGTCCGATCCGAGCGTCACGGCATGAGCGTCATGCACCGCGCTCACCGCGATGCCCTCGCCGCGCTGTGCTCGGTCCTGGATCCCAACTGCTGCCAGTAACCGAGACTGCGGTCATGAACGGCGTCATCTGCGCCGGAGCTGTCCTGTGCCGTGAGTCCCGCAGCCGGACACTGATTCTCGTGTGACCGTCGAAATCACCTCGTATCCGAGCAAACCCGGGCCGACGACACGCTCGAGGCGGAAGCCGACCCGGGCGCTGCCGACCACCCGCCTATCGGCCGCTCAGCTGGTGGACGCGGTGGCGAAGGGCGTGCCCACCGGACCGGCGGCGCGGTCGACCGACCGACGCCACACACCCCGCCGTTCGAGGATCGGCAGCACACCCTCGCCGAACCAGTACGCCTCCTCGACGTGCGGATAGCCGGAGAGGATGAAGTGGGTGATGCCGAGGCGCGAATACTCGATGAGCCGTTCGGCGACTTCCTCGTGCGAGCCGACGAGGGCGGTGCCCGCGCCGCCACGGACCAGGCCGACGCCCGCCCAGAGGTTCGGCGCGATCTCCAGGCGGTCGGTATTGCCGCCGTGCAGTTCGAGCATGCGCCGCTGGCCCTCGGATTCGCTGCGCGCCAGATTGGCTTGCACCCGCTCGATATCGGCCGGATCGATCCCCTCGAGCAGGCGGTCGGCCTCCGCCCAGGCCGCTTCGGAGGTGTCGCGGGTGATCACGTGCAGGCGGATGCCGTAGTCGAGGGTGCGGCCCTGATCGGCGGCCAGGCCGCGGATCCATTCCAGTTTCTTGCCGACGGCGAAGGTCGGTTCGCCCCAGGTGAGGTAGGTGTCGGCGTATCGCGCGGCGACCGGACCCGCCGCCGCGGACGAGCCGCCGAAGAA
This genomic window contains:
- a CDS encoding ArsI/CadI family heavy metal resistance metalloenzyme, whose product is MSRVQLALNVDDLEQAVGFYSTLFGAQPAKRKPGYANFAIDEPPLKLVLIENPGQGGSVNHLGVEVDTSEKVHTEIARLSEAGLFTEEQIATTCCFATQDKVWVTGPNSERWEVYTVLADTEHFGAAPVFAEMSDGEAVQACCGTDRGDSAGAESGVACCTPATAQ
- a CDS encoding Rv2640c family ArsR-like transcriptional regulator, which codes for MPKALPVIDTTAPVCCAPVAAGPVDDEAALHVALRLKALADPVRVKLMSLLLADPVTGVNGGDLATAVGLAESTVSHHLGQLRKAGLVRSERHGMSVMHRAHRDALAALCSVLDPNCCQ
- a CDS encoding LLM class flavin-dependent oxidoreductase; protein product: MSLSFHWFLPTYGDSRGLMAGGHGTAMSGDRPASLRYLNQIAGAAEENGFEAVLTPTGAWCEDAWLATAMLVETTETLKFLVAFRPGLVSPTLAAQMSGTFQRHSRGRLLLNVVTGGEPHEQRAFGDFLDKEQRYERTGEFLHIVRELWESREPFSFEGTHLRVQDALLNNHPDPLPPIFFGGSSAAAGPVAARYADTYLTWGEPTFAVGKKLEWIRGLAADQGRTLDYGIRLHVITRDTSEAAWAEADRLLEGIDPADIERVQANLARSESEGQRRMLELHGGNTDRLEIAPNLWAGVGLVRGGAGTALVGSHEEVAERLIEYSRLGITHFILSGYPHVEEAYWFGEGVLPILERRGVWRRSVDRAAGPVGTPFATASTS